The sequence TGCAGCGGAACCCCAGACAGCGATTCCCAGGCCACTCGGATGCAGTGATCGGCTTCGTCGATACGGCCGTCGGCCAACGCCATGATGGCACGTACGCCGCGCGAGTTGCCCATCCATAGCTGCCCAAGTTCTTCGGCCGCCGACACCGTCGGGGCGATCTCGGCCATGGCTGAGCGCGGATCTCCTTGATAGCTGAAGGATTGCGCACGGTAGTGCCCGCTCACCACTTCCCAGAGCACGTCCCGGTCGGTGCGGGCTTCGTCGGCTATCGCCCCGAAGTGCGCTGCCGCGCCGACCGCATCTCCAGCGACCAGCTGCGCCCAGGACGACCACGTGCGGCACTGGCGGGAGGTGAACCGATCACCGATCTTGTCGGCAATCTGGACACCTTCGGAGGCTGCAGCGCGCACCCTGACCGGATCACCTTCCAGAAAGGCCATATTCGCTCGCCAGCCCAAGATTTGGCAGAGCCGCCAGCGGTCGTCCACCGACCGGGCCAGCTCGGCGGCCTCGGCGAAATACTGCTCGCCTGGCTCGCCGTGCAGGGCAGCAATGATGCCGCGGGTGGTCAGGGCCCGCGCGAGCAGCGCCGGGTTGTCCTGTGTTCGGGACTGGGCCACAGCGAGCTCCGCTGGTTCGGGCTCGTGCGCACTAGCCACCCAGCCGACCAGCAGTGCTCGATCGGCCAGTGCGGCCGCCCGCGTAGCGGGCGCCAGGTCTGTCGAGTGATCGTTGGTGAGGACAGCGTCAAACCAGGCCAGCCCCTCCAGAATGCGGCCCGAGGCCAGCCAAAGCGGTAGCAGCGACGACGCTATTGTCAGCGCCGTGTCGTCGTCGGCGCAGTGGCGGCTCCAGGCGAACGCAGCGCGGAAGTTGTCGAGTTCCAGGATGGCCTGCTGCAGCCCGCACTGCAGGCTGGTACCGGTGAGTGCGTCGATGGCGGATGCCGTCGCTGCGTAGAAGTCCCGGTGCCGGCACTGCGCGACGTCGCATTCGCCGGCCTCCTCGAGCCGTTCAAAGGCGTACTCACGCACCGTCTCCAATAGCA is a genomic window of Mycolicibacter heraklionensis containing:
- a CDS encoding LuxR C-terminal-related transcriptional regulator produces the protein MFVGGFDLSAAAATASGDGLGADQVLELLTQLIDKSLVMVVDNQDRTRYLLLETVREYAFERLEEAGECDVAQCRHRDFYAATASAIDALTGTSLQCGLQQAILELDNFRAAFAWSRHCADDDTALTIASSLLPLWLASGRILEGLAWFDAVLTNDHSTDLAPATRAAALADRALLVGWVASAHEPEPAELAVAQSRTQDNPALLARALTTRGIIAALHGEPGEQYFAEAAELARSVDDRWRLCQILGWRANMAFLEGDPVRVRAAASEGVQIADKIGDRFTSRQCRTWSSWAQLVAGDAVGAAAHFGAIADEARTDRDVLWEVVSGHYRAQSFSYQGDPRSAMAEIAPTVSAAEELGQLWMGNSRGVRAIMALADGRIDEADHCIRVAWESLSGVPLHQRMYTYVLAEVALARGDLIGARRVADEAVSSTTGWHRILSLTTRARVKLAEREPELCERDAYAALALAVDLDAGLSLPDLLECLAATACVNGIPRRSARLLGAADGMRRRMHTARFTVHDAANRATMRTVRNALGNKDFDAALAEGATLTGFEAIEYAQRGKGQRRRPSMGWGSLTPTEREVVRLVCAGLANKEIATRLLVSPRTVQTHLTHVYTKLNLTSRVQLVQEAGRHDD